From one Trifolium pratense cultivar HEN17-A07 linkage group LG1, ARS_RC_1.1, whole genome shotgun sequence genomic stretch:
- the LOC123924874 gene encoding protein PSK SIMULATOR 1-like: MKGETVNVTWLSGFWPVQRKIGSEDKDGIGIMAFEVAGLMSKVVNFWHSLSDNEVMNLREWIVNSVGVKMLVSDDEYFLMELTWNEILHNFQSISQSVARLGKRCKDPIYHSYESFVHNPSQNYVQWSGWEYRLKKMEKKVKKMERFVTSMSLLSQELEVLKECEQTLRRMKLNRDMVDKAKLVEFQKKVMWQRQQVQNVRDLSPWSRSYDYIVRLLARSLCTILERIIFVFGNSHLPIENQQNDSSRTMNYTNNRLGRNNSFPAALNVMQSSVHPSETNLNEFFSGPIGRKNKSKKKKKVQQVLQSQDSCEKLLSSEGKQLKYIGSFKGCISIQNDSDYHVVQSCIPSNGGSTRKNIDVKTKPVVNKSSFFHRSRVYFKLSLKEKLKPVPSTLGEAALALHYANVIVLIEKIVSSPRANMIDVQTRDNLYNRLPTTIRTALRSKLKWYAKGKLETEWNVVLTQILEWLAPLAHNMVKWHCERNFEKEYTSLKANVLLVQTLYFANQAKTEAAMVELLVGLHYVCRIDKKQVLDRLRRN; the protein is encoded by the coding sequence ATGAAGGGTGAAACAGTAAATGTTACATGGCTTAGTGGTTTTTGGCCAGTTCAACGCAAGATTGGTTCAGAAGACAAAGATGGAATTGGAATTATGGCATTTGAAGTTGCAGGGTTGATGTCAAAGGTTGTTAATTTTTGGCATTCTTTGAGTGATAATGAAGTAATGAATCTAAGAGAATGGATAGTAAATTCAGTTGGTGTTAAAATGCTTGTTTCTGATGATGAATATTTCTTAATGGAACTTACATGGAATGAGATTCTTCATAATTTTCAATCTATATCACAATCTGTTGCAAGGTTAGGTAAAAGGTGTAAGGATCCAATATATCATAGTTATGAAAGTTTTGTTCATAACCCATCTCAAAATTATGTTCAATGGTCAGGTTGGGAATATAGATTGAAAAAGATGGAGAAAAAAGTGAAGAAAATGGAAAGATTTGTTACTTCTATGTCACTTTTGTCTCAAGAGCTTGAGGTGTTAAAAGAGTGTGAACAAACTTTAAGGAGAATGAAGTTAAATCGCGACATGGTTGATAAGGCAAAATTGGTCGAGTTTCAGAAGAAGGTTATGTGGCAAAGGCAACAAGTGCAAAATGTAAGAGATTTGTCTCCTTGGAGTAGAAGTTATGATTATATTGTTAGGTTGTTAGCAAGATCATTGTGCACAATTCTTGAGAGAATCATATTTGTGTTTGGAAATAGTCATTTACCAATTGAAAACCAACAAAATGATTCCTCAAGAACAATGAACTATACTAACAATCGTCTCGGCCGCAACAATTCTTTCCCGGCGGCTCTCAATGTCATGCAATCTTCGGTTCATCCTTCTGAGACGAATCTAAACGAATTTTTTTCAGGACCTATTGGAAGAAAGAACAAGagcaagaaaaagaagaaagtgcAACAAGTGCTTCAATCACAAGATTCATGTGAAAAGCTTCTTTCTTCAGAAGGAAAGCAATTGAAGTATATTGGATCCTTCAAAGGTTGCATATCAATTCAAAACGATTCCGATTACCATGTAGTACAGAGTTGTATTCCATCTAACGGTGGTTCTACGCGGAAAAACATCGATGTGAAAACAAAACCGGTAGTTAATAAATCGTCTTTCTTCCATAGAAGTAGAGTTTATTTTAAACTATCACTCAAGGAAAAGTTAAAGCCGGTTCCATCAACCCTCGGTGAAGCAGCTTTAGCTCTACATTATGCAAATGTGATTGTATTAATAGAGAAGATCGTGTCATCACCTCGCGCGAACATGATCGATGTTCAAACGAGAGACAATCTTTACAATAGGCTACCAACGACTATAAGAACAGCTCTAAGGAGTAAGCTTAAATGGTATGCCAAAGGTAAGCTTGAAACAGAATGGAATGTGGTACTGACACAGATATTGGAGTGGTTAGCTCCACTTGCACACAACATGGTAAAGTGGCATTGTGAGAGGAATTTTGAGAAGGAATATACTAGTTTGAAAGCAAATGTTTTACTTGTACAGACTCTTTACTTTGCAAATCAAGCAAAAACTGAAGCTGCAATGGTTGAACTCCTTGTTGGTCTTCATTATGTATGCAGGATTGATAAAAAGCAGGTTCTAGATCGTTTAAGAAGGAATTAG
- the LOC123902554 gene encoding probable 3-deoxy-D-manno-octulosonic acid transferase, mitochondrial isoform X1, translating into MMKNGLAAYKIYRALSYGVSPLIRLHLRWRRFRGLEHLQRWPERLGHPSQPRQPGPLVWFHAVSLGEGMIAIPVIKHCIQKMPHLNILLTITTLSAFEVLRKRLPSEIILQFSPVDTPASISSFLHYWKPNAIVLMESELWPNLIMDASKNGITLALLNARISEKSFNIWSGSVLLPLISLMFSKFSLIVPLSTEQGVRFQLLQAPPYIINFSGDLKYVIGDIGVDESSRKSIDNLRLQLSHKQVWMASSIHRGEEEIILGVHTVLMQLQPNIVTIIVPRHPQHGREIAKKLEREGHNVVLRSQHERFTPETNIYVVDTLGELRQLYTLTPIAVIGGSFVPGLSGHNISEAAAAGCAILTGRHVGHFSHMVLEMQQSNPLSVLQVVSGRVELENSLIELFTNTTLLETRRRAAKEAFCMLSSDIVANIWSLLNFHIFSRSFTETKPH; encoded by the exons ATGATGAAGAACGGATTAGCGGCGTACAAGATATACAGAGCTCTAAGCTACGGCGTATCACCGTTAATCCGTCTTCACTTACGGTGGCGCAGATTCCGCGGCCTTGAACACCTCCAACGATGGCCAGAACGGCTAGGTCATCCCTCTCAACCTCGACAACCAGGTCCCCTCGTATGGTTCCACGCCGTTTCATTAGGCGAAGGGATGATTGCAATTCCAGTAATCAAACACTGCATTCAGAAAATGCCTCATTTGAATATACTCTTGACCATAACCACTCTCTCTGCATT TGAAGTGCTAAGAAAACGGCTTCCAAGTGAAATCATTTTACAG TTTTCACCAGTTGATACACCTGCTTCCATAAGTTCTTTCCTACATTATTGGAAACCAAATGCTATTGTGCTGATGGAAAGTGAACTCTGGCCAAATCTTATCATGGATGCTTCAAAAAATGGT ATAACACTGGCACTGTTAAATGCTCGGATTTCTGAAAAATCCTTTAATATTTGGTCAGGATCTGTGCTTCTTCCATTGATTTCATTGATGTTTTCCAAGTTTTCCTTGATTGTGCCATTG AGTACAGAGCAGGGTGTCCGGTTTCAGCTACTGCAAGCTCCTCCTTATATCATAAACTTTTCTGGTGATCTAAAGTATG TAATAGGAGACATTGGAGTCGATGAAAGCAGCAGAAAAAGTATAGATAATCTAAGACTACAGCTTTCTCACAAGCAGGTTTGGATGGCTTCTTCCATTCATAGGGGGGAAGAAGAAA TAATATTAGGAGTTCACACTGTCCTTATGCAGCTGCAACCtaatattgttactattattgtCCCTCGGCATCCACAGCATGGACGAGAGATTGCGAAA AAATTGGAAAGAGAAGGACATAATGTTGTTTTGAGATCACAACACGAGAGGTTTACGCCAGAAACAAATATTTATGTGGTAGACACTTTGG GTGAATTAAGACAGTTGTACACATTAACACCAATAGCAGTGATTGGGGGTTCGTTCGTCCCTGGTTTATCTGGCCATAATATCTCAGAAGCTGCAGCAGCTGGCTGTGCTATTCTGACAG GTCGCCATGTTGGCCATTTCTCCCACATGGTACTGGAAATGCAACAATCGAATCCTCTGTCCGTACTTCAGGTG GTTTCTGGAAGAGTGGAGCTTGAAAATTCTCTCATTGAGCTCTTCACAAATACAACACTTCTTGAAACTCGTCGTAGAGCTGCAAAGGAAGCATTTTGTATGTTGTCCAGTGATATTGTTGCGAATATATGGAGTTTgctaaattttcatatttttagtAGATCGTTTACTGAGACGAAGCCTCATTAA
- the LOC123902554 gene encoding probable 3-deoxy-D-manno-octulosonic acid transferase, mitochondrial isoform X2 → MMKNGLAAYKIYRALSYGVSPLIRLHLRWRRFRGLEHLQRWPERLGHPSQPRQPGPLVWFHAVSLGEGMIAIPVIKHCIQKMPHLNILLTITTLSAFEVLRKRLPSEIILQFSPVDTPASISSFLHYWKPNAIVLMESELWPNLIMDASKNGITLALLNARISEKSFNIWSGSVLLPLISLMFSKFSLIVPLSTEQGVRFQLLQAPPYIINFSGDLKYVIGDIGVDESSRKSIDNLRLQLSHKQVWMASSIHRGEEEIILGVHTVLMQLQPNIVTIIVPRHPQHGREIAKKLEREGHNVVLRSQHERFTPETNIYVVDTLGELRQLYTLTPIAVIGGSFVPGLSGHNISEAAAAGCAILTGRHVGHFSHMVLEMQQSNPLSVLQVSGRVELENSLIELFTNTTLLETRRRAAKEAFCMLSSDIVANIWSLLNFHIFSRSFTETKPH, encoded by the exons ATGATGAAGAACGGATTAGCGGCGTACAAGATATACAGAGCTCTAAGCTACGGCGTATCACCGTTAATCCGTCTTCACTTACGGTGGCGCAGATTCCGCGGCCTTGAACACCTCCAACGATGGCCAGAACGGCTAGGTCATCCCTCTCAACCTCGACAACCAGGTCCCCTCGTATGGTTCCACGCCGTTTCATTAGGCGAAGGGATGATTGCAATTCCAGTAATCAAACACTGCATTCAGAAAATGCCTCATTTGAATATACTCTTGACCATAACCACTCTCTCTGCATT TGAAGTGCTAAGAAAACGGCTTCCAAGTGAAATCATTTTACAG TTTTCACCAGTTGATACACCTGCTTCCATAAGTTCTTTCCTACATTATTGGAAACCAAATGCTATTGTGCTGATGGAAAGTGAACTCTGGCCAAATCTTATCATGGATGCTTCAAAAAATGGT ATAACACTGGCACTGTTAAATGCTCGGATTTCTGAAAAATCCTTTAATATTTGGTCAGGATCTGTGCTTCTTCCATTGATTTCATTGATGTTTTCCAAGTTTTCCTTGATTGTGCCATTG AGTACAGAGCAGGGTGTCCGGTTTCAGCTACTGCAAGCTCCTCCTTATATCATAAACTTTTCTGGTGATCTAAAGTATG TAATAGGAGACATTGGAGTCGATGAAAGCAGCAGAAAAAGTATAGATAATCTAAGACTACAGCTTTCTCACAAGCAGGTTTGGATGGCTTCTTCCATTCATAGGGGGGAAGAAGAAA TAATATTAGGAGTTCACACTGTCCTTATGCAGCTGCAACCtaatattgttactattattgtCCCTCGGCATCCACAGCATGGACGAGAGATTGCGAAA AAATTGGAAAGAGAAGGACATAATGTTGTTTTGAGATCACAACACGAGAGGTTTACGCCAGAAACAAATATTTATGTGGTAGACACTTTGG GTGAATTAAGACAGTTGTACACATTAACACCAATAGCAGTGATTGGGGGTTCGTTCGTCCCTGGTTTATCTGGCCATAATATCTCAGAAGCTGCAGCAGCTGGCTGTGCTATTCTGACAG GTCGCCATGTTGGCCATTTCTCCCACATGGTACTGGAAATGCAACAATCGAATCCTCTGTCCGTACTTCAG GTTTCTGGAAGAGTGGAGCTTGAAAATTCTCTCATTGAGCTCTTCACAAATACAACACTTCTTGAAACTCGTCGTAGAGCTGCAAAGGAAGCATTTTGTATGTTGTCCAGTGATATTGTTGCGAATATATGGAGTTTgctaaattttcatatttttagtAGATCGTTTACTGAGACGAAGCCTCATTAA
- the LOC123902555 gene encoding auxin-induced protein 15A-like, which yields MACMWRKNACSGKKLPSDVPRGHLAVIVGEANRRFVIRADYLNHPLLQQLLDQAYEGHGFNKSGPLAIPCDEFLFEDILQSLGRGTRTRRSSSPVLTKKLDLCFSKDSVPLLEVFDRKRSNNYKH from the coding sequence ATGGCATGCATGTGGCGCAAGAATGCCTGCAGTGGCAAAAAACTTCCATCAGACGTGCCGCGAGGCCACTTGGCTGTGATAGTAGGAGAGGCAAACAGGAGGTTTGTCATAAGAGCTGACTACCTGAACCACCCATTGCTTCAACAACTGCTTGATCAGGCATATGAAGGACATGGCTTCAACAAGAGTGGTCCTCTGGCTATACCTTGTGATGAGTTCCTATTTGAAGATATTCTTCAGTCCCTTGGTAGAGGAACTCGCACACGTCGATCCTCTTCCCCTGTGCTTACAAAAAAGCTAGATTTGTGCTTTTCCAAAGACTCTGTACCATTACTTGAAGTCTTTGACAGAAAAAGGAGCAACAACTACAAGCATTAA